Proteins encoded together in one Mycobacterium noviomagense window:
- the hemC gene encoding hydroxymethylbilane synthase: protein MIRIGTRGSRLATTQAGTVRDALVANGHAAELVTITTEGDRSSEPIATLGVGVFTTALREAIEERRVDAAVHSHKDLPTADDPRFVVAAIPPREDPRDAVVARDGRVLAELPSGSVVGTSSPRRAAQLRALGLGLEIRPLRGNLDTRLSRVSSGDLDAVVVARAGLARLGRLDDVTETLEPVQMLPAPAQGALAVECRADDTELAALLAELDDADTRAAVTAERALLAELEAGCSAPVGAIAEVVESIDEDGRVFEELSLRGCVAALDGSDVIRASGIGSPDRARELGLSVAAELFALGARELMSGAR, encoded by the coding sequence GTGATCCGGATAGGCACCCGGGGCAGCAGGTTGGCCACCACTCAGGCCGGTACCGTCCGCGACGCCCTCGTCGCCAATGGCCACGCCGCGGAGTTGGTGACGATCACCACCGAGGGCGACCGGTCCAGTGAACCCATCGCCACCCTGGGGGTCGGTGTGTTCACCACTGCGTTGCGCGAGGCCATCGAGGAGCGCCGCGTCGACGCCGCCGTGCACTCGCACAAGGATTTGCCCACGGCCGACGACCCGCGGTTCGTGGTGGCAGCGATACCGCCGCGTGAAGACCCACGGGACGCCGTGGTGGCCCGCGATGGGCGGGTGCTGGCCGAGTTGCCGAGCGGCTCCGTGGTGGGCACCTCGTCCCCGCGGCGGGCCGCGCAGCTTAGAGCATTGGGTCTCGGTTTGGAAATCCGCCCCCTACGAGGCAACCTAGATACCAGGTTGAGCAGGGTAAGCAGCGGTGATCTTGACGCAGTCGTGGTGGCCCGGGCCGGTCTGGCCCGGTTGGGCCGCCTCGACGACGTCACCGAGACGTTGGAGCCGGTGCAGATGTTGCCGGCGCCGGCTCAAGGTGCGCTCGCCGTCGAGTGCCGTGCCGATGACACGGAGCTGGCGGCACTGTTGGCGGAGCTCGACGACGCCGACACCCGCGCCGCGGTCACCGCGGAGCGGGCTCTGCTGGCCGAGCTGGAGGCAGGTTGCTCCGCACCGGTGGGTGCGATCGCCGAGGTGGTCGAGTCCATCGACGAGGACGGCCGCGTCTTCGAGGAGCTGTCGCTGCGCGGCTGCGTGGCGGCGCTGGACGGATCCGACGTGATCCGCGCGTCCGGTATCGGCAGTCCCGATCGGGCCCGAGAGCTTGGGCTCTCGGTGGCCGCGGAACTGTTCGCGCTGGGTGCACGGGAACTCATGTCGGGCGCGCGGTGA
- a CDS encoding bifunctional uroporphyrinogen-III C-methyltransferase/uroporphyrinogen-III synthase — MFVGSGPGDPGLLTTRAASVLANAALVFTDADVPEAVQAMIGTELPPVSGPAPADAAGATESEAPTAVVSVGPDIRPALGEPAEVAKTLIAEARSGADVVRLVSGDPLEVDAVISEVNAVARAHLQFEIVPGLAASAAVPTYAGLPLGSSHTVADVRGDVDWAALAAAPGPLILQATASHLTDAARTLIDYGLAESTPCVVTAAGTTCTQRSVETTLHALTDGAVLGGADPAGPLTGPLVATIGKTVANRAKLNWWESRALYGWTVLVPRTKDQAGEMSERLASYGALPIEVPTIAVEPPRSPAQMERAVKGLVDGRFQWVVFTSTNAVRAVWEKFGEFGLDARAFSGVKIACVGEATADRVRAFGVSPELVPSGEQSSLGLLDEFPPYDSVFDPVNRVLLPRADIATETLAEGLRERGWEIEDVTAYRTVRAAPPPAETREMIKTGGFDAVCFTSSSTVRNLVGIAGKPHARTIVACIGPKTAETAAEFGLRVDVQPETAAVGPLVDALAEHAARLRAEGALPPPRKKSRRR; from the coding sequence ATGTTTGTGGGCTCAGGCCCCGGAGACCCGGGCCTGTTGACGACGCGGGCGGCCAGCGTGCTGGCCAACGCCGCCCTGGTGTTCACTGACGCCGACGTGCCGGAGGCGGTACAGGCGATGATCGGCACCGAGCTGCCGCCGGTGTCCGGGCCGGCGCCGGCCGACGCCGCAGGGGCCACCGAGTCCGAGGCCCCGACGGCGGTCGTGTCGGTCGGACCCGACATCCGGCCCGCGCTGGGTGAACCCGCCGAGGTAGCCAAGACGTTGATCGCCGAGGCCCGTTCCGGAGCCGACGTGGTGCGGCTGGTCAGCGGTGATCCGCTGGAAGTCGATGCGGTGATCAGCGAGGTCAACGCCGTGGCACGGGCGCATCTGCAGTTCGAGATCGTGCCCGGGCTGGCCGCCAGCGCCGCGGTGCCGACGTACGCGGGCCTGCCGTTGGGCTCGTCGCACACCGTCGCCGACGTGCGCGGCGACGTGGACTGGGCGGCGCTGGCCGCCGCCCCGGGGCCGCTGATCCTGCAAGCCACCGCCTCGCACCTGACCGACGCGGCGCGCACCCTGATCGACTACGGGCTGGCCGAATCGACGCCGTGCGTCGTCACCGCAGCCGGCACCACCTGCACCCAGCGCTCGGTGGAGACCACGCTGCATGCGCTGACCGACGGGGCCGTTCTGGGCGGCGCCGATCCGGCCGGGCCGCTGACCGGCCCGCTGGTCGCGACGATCGGCAAGACCGTCGCCAACCGCGCCAAGCTCAACTGGTGGGAAAGCCGCGCCCTGTACGGCTGGACGGTGCTGGTGCCCCGGACCAAAGACCAGGCCGGCGAGATGAGCGAACGGCTGGCGTCCTACGGCGCGCTGCCGATCGAGGTGCCGACCATCGCGGTCGAGCCGCCGCGCAGCCCCGCGCAGATGGAACGGGCGGTCAAGGGCCTGGTCGACGGCCGCTTCCAGTGGGTGGTGTTCACCTCCACCAACGCCGTGCGCGCGGTGTGGGAGAAGTTCGGCGAATTCGGGCTCGACGCCCGCGCGTTCTCCGGGGTGAAGATCGCCTGCGTGGGCGAGGCCACCGCCGACCGGGTCCGCGCGTTCGGGGTCAGCCCCGAGCTGGTGCCCTCGGGCGAGCAGTCGTCGCTGGGCCTGCTCGACGAATTCCCGCCGTACGACAGCGTTTTCGACCCGGTGAACCGGGTATTGCTGCCGCGTGCCGACATCGCCACCGAGACACTGGCCGAGGGACTGCGGGAACGCGGCTGGGAGATCGAGGACGTCACCGCGTATCGCACCGTGCGGGCTGCGCCGCCGCCGGCGGAGACCCGCGAAATGATCAAGACCGGTGGTTTCGACGCGGTGTGCTTCACGTCGAGTTCGACCGTGCGCAACCTGGTCGGGATCGCCGGCAAGCCGCACGCGCGGACCATCGTCGCCTGCATCGGACCCAAGACGGCCGAAACCGCCGCGGAGTTCGGCCTGCGGGTCGACGTGCAGCCGGAGACCGCCGCGGTGGGTCCCTTGGTCGATGCGCTGGCCGAGCATGCCGCCCGGCTGCGCGCCGAGGGCGCGCTGCCACCGCCACGTAAGAAGAGCCGCAGGCGCTAG
- the hemB gene encoding porphobilinogen synthase, translating to MNAGAYPRQRPRRLRSTPAMRRLVAQTSLEPRHLVLPMFVADGIDEPRPIASMPGVVQHTRESLRAAAAAAVAAGVGGLMLFGVPRDEDKDASGSVGTDPDGILNAALRDLAKDLGDATVLMADTCLDEFTDHGHCGVLDASGRVDNDATLARYSELAVRQADSGAHVVGPSGMMDGQVAAIRDGLDAAGHTDVVILAYAAKFASAFYGPFREAVSSSLSGDRRTYQQEPGNAREALREVELDLDEGADIVMVKPAMGYLDVVAAAAAISPVPVAAYQVSGEYAMISAAAANGWIDRRAAVLESLTSIRRAGADIVLTYWAAEAVAWLS from the coding sequence ATGAACGCGGGCGCATACCCGCGGCAGCGTCCGCGTCGGCTTCGCTCGACTCCGGCGATGCGTCGGCTGGTAGCCCAAACCTCGCTGGAGCCAAGGCATTTGGTGCTGCCGATGTTTGTCGCCGACGGCATCGACGAGCCCCGCCCGATCGCCTCGATGCCCGGCGTCGTGCAGCACACCCGCGAGTCGCTGCGGGCCGCCGCCGCCGCCGCGGTGGCGGCCGGAGTGGGCGGGCTGATGCTGTTCGGCGTTCCGCGCGACGAGGACAAGGACGCGTCGGGGTCGGTCGGGACCGACCCGGACGGCATCCTCAATGCCGCGCTGCGCGATTTGGCCAAGGATCTCGGGGACGCCACCGTGCTGATGGCCGATACGTGCCTGGACGAGTTCACCGACCACGGGCACTGCGGTGTCCTGGACGCCTCAGGGCGGGTTGACAATGACGCCACCTTGGCCAGATATTCGGAACTGGCTGTGCGGCAAGCTGATTCGGGTGCTCATGTGGTCGGGCCGAGCGGGATGATGGACGGTCAGGTGGCCGCGATCCGCGACGGCCTGGACGCCGCCGGCCATACCGACGTGGTGATCCTGGCGTATGCGGCCAAGTTCGCGTCGGCGTTTTACGGCCCGTTCCGTGAGGCGGTGAGCTCGAGCCTGTCGGGTGACCGCCGCACTTATCAGCAGGAGCCCGGCAACGCCCGCGAGGCGCTGCGCGAGGTGGAGCTAGACCTCGACGAGGGCGCCGACATCGTGATGGTCAAACCCGCGATGGGCTACCTCGACGTCGTGGCCGCCGCGGCGGCTATTTCGCCGGTGCCGGTGGCCGCTTACCAGGTGTCGGGGGAGTACGCGATGATCTCGGCGGCGGCCGCCAACGGGTGGATCGACCGGCGCGCCGCCGTGCTGGAGTCGCTGACCAGCATCCGGCGAGCCGGCGCCGACATCGTGCTGACGTATTGGGCCGCTGAGGCGGTGGCCTGGCTGTCGTGA
- a CDS encoding DUF3093 domain-containing protein: MSAAEQSGTDREPKRLFYEPGATWYWVLAGPATALAMLFIEKSAGYGWQVVVPLVFLVLVSGFLAIQVKAARIHTSVDLTEQTLRQGTETINVAEIVKVYPEAEHAPDSGEPLQRWQTARALGELVGVPRGRVGIGLKLTHGRIAQAWARRHRHLRAALTPLVEERVGPDGFDDPQDHGDDAGSKW; the protein is encoded by the coding sequence ATGAGCGCAGCCGAACAATCTGGCACCGATCGCGAACCCAAGCGGTTGTTCTACGAGCCCGGCGCCACCTGGTACTGGGTGTTGGCCGGTCCTGCCACGGCGCTGGCCATGCTGTTCATCGAGAAATCCGCCGGCTACGGGTGGCAGGTAGTGGTCCCGCTGGTCTTTTTGGTACTGGTGTCCGGATTCCTTGCCATACAGGTCAAAGCGGCTCGTATCCATACCTCAGTCGACTTGACCGAACAGACCCTGCGCCAAGGCACCGAGACCATCAACGTGGCCGAGATCGTCAAGGTCTATCCGGAAGCGGAGCATGCGCCGGACTCCGGGGAACCGCTGCAGCGCTGGCAGACAGCGCGGGCACTTGGGGAGCTGGTCGGGGTGCCACGCGGCCGGGTCGGCATCGGTCTCAAGCTCACCCACGGGCGCATCGCACAGGCCTGGGCACGACGGCACCGGCACCTGCGCGCGGCGCTCACGCCATTGGTCGAGGAGCGCGTCGGCCCCGACGGGTTCGACGACCCGCAAGATCACGGCGACGACGCCGGGTCGAAGTGGTGA
- a CDS encoding acyltransferase family protein → MSRRHALEPARRERKPGFRLDIEGLRAVAVVAVVLFHADVPGVSGGYVGVDVFFVISGFLITGMLWREVTAAGTVRLGRFYGARARRLLPAAATVGVATAIGSALLLPPLQARSVIGDGIASALYVGNYRFAVHGTDYLAADTPPSPFQHYWSLGVEEQFYLLWPALIIGTAWLIRRPGVRAPSRLNPYLVVLLVVAAVSFAVELAWTHTSPPWAFFSLPTRAWELAAGGLVALSAGQWRRLPALPAAIAGWGGLALILLTCHVLGAATPYPGTAGLLPVLGTALVIGAGCAESRLGAGRVLSLPGMRAIGRVSYSWYLWHWPVLLLMPPLLGSASGLAGKLAAVIVSAGLAVLTLHLVENPARFVAPIRRSAARSLALGAAATAVAVCAGVILLILVPVPVGRGMAAAAPKISVTTPPAASPVDPRDAAVQQGFAQAQAAVAASAGLKAVPSNLTPPLAEAPADKPAVFVNGCVRSWRDVGQSECATGDLASPTTVALAGDSHAAMWNPALAQLAEQRHWRLETLGKVTCPLMDLPITSPYLGRQYTECEQWRADIMARLRAEHPRLIVVSMSRRYGADFGFTSYDPAWIDGITRMVAQLLATGANVLVLGPIPDPHSTVPTCLSAHLDDATACSPPRSSAVNDAGIAAEQAATTAGGGRYADLTELFCTRERCPAIVGNDLVYRDDNHVTIEYAQTLAPVIGALADRALAGR, encoded by the coding sequence ATCAGCCGGCGCCACGCGCTCGAGCCGGCGCGGCGCGAACGGAAGCCGGGATTTCGCCTCGATATCGAGGGTCTGCGCGCAGTGGCGGTGGTCGCCGTAGTGCTGTTCCATGCCGACGTGCCCGGCGTCAGCGGCGGGTATGTGGGTGTCGACGTCTTCTTCGTGATCTCCGGGTTCCTGATCACCGGAATGCTGTGGCGCGAAGTGACCGCGGCGGGGACCGTTCGGTTGGGCCGCTTCTACGGGGCCCGCGCCCGACGGTTGCTGCCGGCTGCGGCGACGGTCGGCGTGGCCACCGCGATCGGCTCGGCGCTACTGCTGCCGCCGCTGCAGGCTCGAAGCGTCATCGGGGACGGCATCGCCAGCGCGCTGTATGTCGGCAATTACCGCTTCGCTGTCCACGGCACCGACTATTTGGCCGCCGACACCCCGCCGTCGCCGTTTCAGCACTATTGGTCGCTGGGGGTGGAAGAGCAGTTCTATCTGCTATGGCCGGCGTTGATCATCGGGACGGCGTGGCTGATCCGCCGGCCCGGTGTCCGGGCGCCGTCGAGGCTGAACCCGTATCTGGTGGTGCTGCTGGTTGTGGCGGCGGTGTCGTTCGCCGTGGAGCTGGCCTGGACGCACACGTCGCCGCCGTGGGCGTTCTTCTCGCTGCCGACCCGGGCCTGGGAGTTGGCGGCAGGCGGTTTGGTGGCGCTTTCGGCCGGGCAGTGGCGGAGACTGCCCGCGCTGCCCGCGGCGATCGCGGGATGGGGCGGGCTGGCGCTGATCCTGCTGACCTGCCACGTGCTGGGTGCGGCCACGCCCTACCCGGGGACCGCTGGGCTGCTGCCGGTGCTGGGCACGGCGCTGGTGATCGGCGCCGGATGCGCCGAAAGCCGGCTGGGCGCCGGTCGGGTGCTGTCGCTGCCGGGGATGCGCGCGATCGGGCGGGTGTCCTACTCCTGGTACCTCTGGCACTGGCCGGTGCTGCTGCTGATGCCGCCGCTGCTGGGTTCGGCTTCGGGCTTGGCGGGCAAGCTCGCGGCGGTGATCGTCTCCGCCGGGTTGGCGGTGCTGACGCTGCACCTGGTCGAGAACCCCGCTCGTTTCGTCGCTCCCATCCGCCGATCGGCGGCCCGCAGCCTGGCGCTCGGCGCGGCGGCCACCGCGGTCGCCGTCTGCGCCGGCGTAATCCTGCTGATCCTCGTGCCGGTTCCGGTCGGTCGCGGGATGGCGGCCGCGGCACCGAAGATCAGCGTGACGACGCCGCCGGCGGCGAGCCCTGTCGACCCCCGTGACGCGGCCGTGCAGCAGGGGTTCGCGCAGGCGCAGGCTGCGGTCGCCGCGTCGGCCGGCCTCAAAGCGGTGCCGTCGAATCTCACCCCGCCGCTTGCCGAAGCGCCGGCCGACAAGCCGGCGGTGTTCGTCAACGGCTGCGTGCGCTCGTGGCGGGATGTCGGCCAAAGCGAATGCGCCACAGGCGATCTTGCGTCGCCGACCACCGTGGCGCTGGCCGGCGATTCGCATGCCGCGATGTGGAACCCGGCCTTGGCGCAGCTCGCCGAGCAACGGCACTGGCGGTTGGAGACGCTGGGCAAGGTGACCTGCCCGCTGATGGACCTGCCGATCACCAGCCCGTATCTGGGCCGCCAGTACACCGAATGCGAGCAGTGGCGCGCCGACATCATGGCCCGGCTACGGGCCGAGCATCCACGGCTGATCGTGGTGAGCATGTCGCGGCGCTACGGCGCGGACTTCGGCTTTACGTCCTACGACCCGGCATGGATCGACGGCATCACCCGCATGGTGGCACAGCTGCTCGCGACGGGCGCGAACGTGCTTGTGCTAGGGCCGATTCCCGACCCGCATTCGACGGTGCCGACCTGCCTGTCGGCTCACCTCGATGACGCCACCGCGTGCTCGCCGCCGCGGTCGAGTGCGGTCAACGACGCCGGCATCGCCGCGGAACAGGCGGCAACGACCGCCGGCGGCGGCCGCTACGCCGACCTGACCGAGCTGTTTTGCACCCGTGAGCGCTGCCCGGCGATCGTCGGCAACGACCTGGTGTACCGCGACGACAACCACGTGACGATCGAGTACGCGCAGACGCTGGCACCGGTGATCGGCGCGCTGGCCGACCGCGCTTTGGCCGGCCGCTGA
- a CDS encoding alpha/beta hydrolase — MPQLSRRAALRLGIGAVAGATATWAVNALLDPGEAATSPSPFEPVAGATSPTRLSGSFVSTARGGMTTNWVMALPPGPTGPLRPVIALHGKDGNANTVIDLGVEDVLAQLVKAGHPGFAVVGVDGGNTYWHRRADGHDSGAMVLGELLPMLASKGLDISRVGFLGWSMGGYGALLLGARLGPARTAGICAVSPALWTTYSASTPGAFDSYDDWVRNNVFGLPALASIPIRVDCGTSDRFCPATRQFVAQLRTPPSGSFSAGGHDVSFWREQLPGELTWLAS, encoded by the coding sequence ATGCCCCAGCTGAGCCGCCGCGCCGCACTGCGTCTGGGCATCGGCGCCGTCGCGGGCGCGACGGCCACCTGGGCGGTGAACGCGCTGCTGGACCCAGGCGAAGCCGCCACTTCTCCCTCGCCGTTCGAGCCGGTGGCGGGCGCCACATCGCCGACGCGGCTGTCCGGCTCGTTCGTGTCGACGGCGCGGGGCGGCATGACAACCAACTGGGTGATGGCGCTGCCACCTGGTCCCACCGGGCCGCTGCGGCCGGTGATCGCGTTGCACGGCAAGGACGGCAACGCCAACACCGTGATCGACCTCGGCGTCGAAGACGTGCTGGCCCAGCTGGTCAAGGCAGGGCACCCCGGGTTCGCGGTGGTCGGCGTCGACGGGGGCAACACCTACTGGCATCGGCGCGCCGACGGGCACGACTCCGGAGCGATGGTGCTGGGCGAGCTGTTGCCGATGCTGGCGAGCAAAGGGCTGGACATCTCGCGGGTAGGGTTTCTCGGCTGGTCGATGGGCGGCTACGGCGCGCTGCTGTTGGGCGCCCGGCTCGGCCCGGCACGCACGGCCGGGATCTGCGCCGTCAGCCCCGCGCTGTGGACGACATACAGCGCCAGCACCCCAGGGGCGTTCGACAGCTACGACGACTGGGTGCGCAACAACGTGTTCGGCCTGCCGGCGCTGGCCTCGATCCCGATCCGGGTCGACTGCGGCACCAGCGACCGGTTCTGCCCGGCCACCCGGCAATTCGTCGCTCAGCTGCGGACACCCCCGTCCGGTAGCTTCTCTGCGGGCGGGCATGACGTATCGTTTTGGCGCGAGCAACTGCCGGGGGAGCTGACCTGGCTGGCCTCATAA
- a CDS encoding oxygenase MpaB family protein, which translates to MTELFEFSGAETTGHDEDALPLGPESLVWRYFGDNRMFLIGPRPAVLQNMLAELGQGVLDHSVFFSDTAARVKRSLPPIFMTVYGADDDHPGQQVRDFHHDIKGQMPEGTRYHALDPEIYYWAHATFVEQVLYFADTFVKRLARAEKEQIYRESKTWYRRYGVSQRPMPADYAEFERYWDHMLDHVVVAHPTAKYGVGYVTKGFPCPKAVPPWLWRMVAIVFDPVAAFLTTGGLPPRARELLGLPWSERQERRYQRFAAICRSRPVNWLWEHLPMRLRYNRFARAGYARG; encoded by the coding sequence GTGACTGAGCTTTTCGAGTTTTCAGGGGCCGAGACCACCGGCCACGACGAGGACGCCTTGCCGCTCGGGCCGGAGTCGCTGGTGTGGCGCTACTTCGGCGACAACCGCATGTTCCTGATCGGGCCACGGCCAGCGGTGCTGCAGAACATGCTGGCCGAACTCGGCCAAGGCGTCCTGGATCATTCGGTGTTCTTCTCCGACACCGCCGCGCGGGTCAAACGCTCGCTGCCGCCGATCTTCATGACCGTCTACGGCGCCGACGACGACCACCCCGGCCAGCAGGTGCGGGACTTTCACCACGACATCAAAGGCCAGATGCCGGAAGGCACGCGCTACCACGCACTGGATCCGGAGATCTATTACTGGGCCCACGCCACGTTCGTCGAGCAGGTCCTCTACTTCGCCGACACCTTCGTCAAGCGGCTCGCCCGTGCCGAAAAGGAACAGATCTACCGCGAGTCCAAGACCTGGTATCGCCGCTACGGGGTCAGCCAGCGCCCGATGCCGGCCGACTACGCCGAGTTCGAACGTTACTGGGACCACATGCTCGACCACGTCGTGGTCGCCCACCCGACAGCCAAATACGGTGTCGGGTATGTCACCAAGGGATTCCCATGTCCCAAGGCGGTGCCCCCGTGGCTGTGGCGGATGGTGGCGATCGTGTTCGACCCGGTCGCGGCGTTCCTGACCACCGGCGGCCTGCCGCCGCGGGCCCGCGAGCTGCTGGGCTTGCCGTGGAGCGAACGGCAGGAACGCCGCTACCAACGCTTCGCCGCGATATGCCGGTCGCGGCCGGTCAACTGGCTGTGGGAGCATCTACCGATGAGGCTGCGCTACAACAGGTTTGCCCGTGCCGGGTACGCCCGGGGCTGA
- a CDS encoding TetR/AcrR family transcriptional regulator: MPGTPGADPATQAILDAAVVEFERHGFRRVALDDVARRARISRTTIYRRFANRDELVAAVIDRENAVLFADIAEELKNRPPQSNYYVEAFTLSIMRFRQHRVLTRVIADEPGLMLELARQHYGAAVERMAAALQVIFPDGFAERIGAQAVDELADTILRYAAMVLLLPSRQRLDTADDVRAFATQHFLPSLPAALRAVPV, encoded by the coding sequence GTGCCGGGTACGCCCGGGGCTGATCCCGCCACCCAAGCCATCCTCGACGCAGCCGTCGTCGAGTTCGAGCGCCACGGCTTTCGCCGGGTCGCGCTCGACGACGTGGCCCGGCGCGCCCGGATAAGCCGAACCACGATCTACCGCCGGTTCGCCAACCGTGACGAGCTCGTCGCAGCCGTCATCGACCGCGAGAACGCCGTCCTCTTCGCCGACATCGCCGAAGAGCTGAAAAACCGTCCGCCGCAGTCGAATTACTACGTCGAGGCGTTCACCCTGTCGATCATGCGGTTCCGCCAGCACCGGGTGCTGACCCGGGTGATCGCCGACGAACCCGGGCTGATGCTCGAGCTTGCCCGCCAGCACTACGGCGCCGCGGTGGAGCGGATGGCCGCCGCGCTGCAGGTGATCTTCCCGGACGGATTCGCCGAGCGGATCGGTGCTCAAGCTGTCGACGAGCTGGCTGACACCATCTTGCGCTACGCGGCGATGGTGTTGTTGCTGCCGAGTCGCCAACGGCTCGACACCGCCGACGACGTTCGTGCATTCGCCACCCAGCACTTCCTGCCCAGCCTTCCCGCGGCGTTGCGCGCGGTGCCGGTGTGA
- a CDS encoding amino acid permease has protein sequence MLPAPGPSSRRPDGASKPQLHQGLSQRQLTMIAIGGVIGAGFFVGSGVVIRTAGPAAFLTYALCGVLIILLMRMLGEMATANPSTGSFADYARKALGGWAGFSVGWLYWYYWVIVVGFEAVAGAKVMTYWFHLPLWLVSLVLMLAMTTTNLFSVSSFGEFEFWFAGIKVATIVGFLALGTLFVVGLWPHRHLDASNLNAHGGMFPHGAHGVFAAIVVVIFSMVGAEVATIAAGETPNPKRVIQRATNAVAARIAIFFVGSVFLLVVILPWNSVEVGASPYVAALKHMGIPGAAHTMNAIVLTAVLSCLNSGLYTSSRMLFVLAARREAPAQLLKVSRRGVPYVAIVCSSLVGFGCVLMAWIAPGTVFIFLLNSSGAIVLFVYLLIALSQIVLRRNTPPEKLPVKMWLFPALSILTLAAIVAVLVQMAFDHDARDQFWLSLLSWTVVVVVYFGDKWWRRRTGQPMDRAEPALVPEAD, from the coding sequence ATGCTGCCCGCGCCAGGACCGTCTAGTCGACGGCCAGACGGCGCTTCAAAGCCCCAACTACATCAAGGGCTTTCGCAGCGCCAGCTGACGATGATCGCCATCGGCGGTGTCATCGGCGCCGGATTCTTCGTCGGATCCGGTGTCGTCATCCGAACCGCGGGCCCCGCCGCATTTTTGACCTATGCACTGTGCGGAGTGCTGATCATCCTGTTGATGCGGATGCTCGGCGAGATGGCCACCGCCAACCCCTCGACCGGATCGTTCGCCGACTACGCGCGAAAAGCGTTGGGCGGCTGGGCCGGCTTCTCGGTGGGCTGGCTGTATTGGTACTACTGGGTGATCGTCGTCGGCTTCGAGGCGGTCGCCGGCGCGAAAGTCATGACCTACTGGTTCCATCTTCCGCTGTGGCTGGTGTCGCTGGTTCTCATGCTGGCGATGACGACGACGAACCTGTTCTCGGTGTCGTCGTTCGGTGAATTCGAATTCTGGTTCGCCGGAATCAAAGTCGCGACCATCGTCGGCTTCCTGGCTCTCGGCACGCTATTCGTGGTGGGGCTGTGGCCCCACCGGCACCTTGACGCTTCCAACCTGAACGCTCACGGCGGGATGTTTCCGCATGGCGCCCACGGCGTCTTCGCGGCCATCGTGGTGGTGATCTTCTCGATGGTCGGTGCGGAAGTGGCAACCATCGCCGCCGGCGAAACACCCAACCCGAAGCGGGTCATTCAGCGGGCAACAAACGCGGTCGCGGCTCGCATCGCGATCTTCTTCGTCGGCTCGGTCTTTCTACTCGTTGTGATCCTGCCGTGGAATTCGGTCGAGGTCGGGGCTTCGCCGTATGTTGCGGCGTTGAAGCACATGGGAATACCGGGCGCGGCTCACACCATGAACGCGATCGTGCTCACCGCGGTGCTGTCCTGTTTGAACTCAGGGCTCTACACCTCGTCGCGGATGTTGTTCGTGCTGGCCGCCCGCCGGGAGGCGCCGGCCCAACTGTTGAAGGTCAGCCGCCGCGGCGTGCCGTACGTCGCAATCGTGTGCTCGTCGCTGGTGGGCTTCGGCTGCGTCCTTATGGCATGGATCGCGCCGGGCACGGTGTTCATCTTCCTGCTCAATTCGTCGGGCGCGATCGTGTTGTTTGTGTACTTGCTGATTGCGTTGTCGCAGATCGTGTTACGCCGGAACACGCCGCCGGAGAAGTTGCCGGTCAAGATGTGGCTGTTTCCCGCGCTGTCGATTCTCACATTGGCAGCGATCGTCGCAGTGCTGGTGCAAATGGCGTTCGATCACGATGCGCGCGACCAGTTTTGGCTGAGCCTGCTCTCCTGGACGGTGGTGGTCGTGGTGTACTTCGGCGACAAATGGTGGCGACGACGGACCGGGCAACCGATGGATCGCGCAGAACCCGCCCTGGTGCCGGAAGCCGACTAA